A region of Salvelinus alpinus chromosome 6, SLU_Salpinus.1, whole genome shotgun sequence DNA encodes the following proteins:
- the LOC139578546 gene encoding complement C1q tumor necrosis factor-related protein 7-like — protein MRSSSQACEVRMWLFVAVAFLCQCVIGQPLEAKAKGAPPRLICSVLGLPGRPGKPGPNGPPGENGNMGIPGRDGRDGRKGEKGEKGEAGVKGKLGPTGKRGERGVRGPGGKRGPDGECGDGGRPGPPGPLGKKGDKGQRGPLGTAGICRCGSLVPKAAFSVGITSSYPAEKEPIKFNKVLFNEGGHYNPETGKFICAYPGIYYFSYDITLANKHLAIGLVQNGQYRIKTFDANTGNHDVASGSLVMFLNPEDEVWLEIFFKDQNGLFADAGWSDSLFSGFLLYADTNYLDSLAEDYA, from the exons ATGAGGAGCAGCTCTCAAGCCTGTG agGTGAGGATGTGgctgtttgtggctgtggctttTCTTTGCCAGTGTGTGATTGGTCAGCCGCTGGAGGCCAAGGCGAAAGGAGCTCCGCCTCGTCTGATCTGCAGTGTTCTGGGGTTGCCAGGGAGACCAGGTAAACCTGGCCCAAACGGGCCTCCAGGGGAAAATGGGAATATGGGAATCCCAGGAAGAGACGGAAGAGATGGcaggaagggagagaaaggagagaagggtGAAGCAG GGGTAAAGGGGAAACTTGGCCCAACCGGTAAACGTGGCGAACGGGGTGTCCGGGGTCCAGGGGGGAAGAGAGGTCCTGATGGAGAATGCGGGGACGGGGGCCGACCAGGGCCACCGGGGCCCCTTGGGAAGAAAGGGGACAAGGGCCAGCGTGGACCACTGGGTACGGCAGGCATCTGCAGGTGTGGCAGCCTGGTGCCTAAAGCAGCCTTCTCTGTGGGAATCACCAGCAGTTACCCTGCTGAGAAGGAACCTATCAAGTTCAACAAGGTCCTCTTCAATGAGGGCGGCCACTACAACCCAGAGACGGGCAAGTTCATCTGCGCCTACCCGGGCATCTACTACTTCTCCTATGACATCACCCTGGCTAACAAACATCTGGCCATCGGGCTGGTGCAGAACGGGCAGTACCGCATCAAGACATTTGATGCCAACACAGGGAACCATGACGTGGCCTCTGGGTCGCTTGTGATGTTCCTGAACCCAGAAGACGAGGTGTGGCTGGAGATCTTCTTCAAGGACCAGAATGGCCTGTTTGCAGACGCAGGGTGGTCTGACAGCCTGTTCTCTGGATTCCTGCTCTATGCAGACACAAACTACCTGGACTCACTAGCAGAGGACTACGCATAG